TAGGAAATTTAGCAGCTAGAGTGCGTATGAGCTTGCTTTATGATTATTCAGCCTTGCTTAAATTTTTGGTTGTCGGCACTTCAAATAAAAGTGAATTGCTTTTAGGTTATGGGACGATTTATGGGGATTTAGCCTGTGCTTTTAACCCCATAGGCTCTTTATATAAGAGTGAAATTTTTGAATTTGCTAGCTTTTTAAATTTGCCTAAGGAATTTATACAAAAAGCTCCAAGTGCTGATCTTTGGGAAGGACAAAGTGATGAAAAAGAGCTTGGCTTTACTTATGCAAGGATTGACGAGGTTTTAAAAGCCTTTGAAGTAGGCGATACAAGGTTTTTGCAAGATGCTGATCAAAAGCTAGTTGCTATGATAGAAAAAAGAATGAAAGCTAACGAGTTTAAAAGAAAAATGCCAGAAATTTTAAATTTAAAAGAGTTTTGATGAGTTTTTTGGATCGGTATTTTTTTAAGCCAAATTTCTTTTTAAAACTTCTTGCTTTTTTGCTTTTGCCCTTAAGCTTGATATATTTGTTTATAGCTGTTTTAAATACAAAATTTAGAAAAAAGCTTGATTTTGGCATGCCTATTATCAGTGTTGGGAATTTAAGCTTTTCAGGAAATGGAAAAACCCCACTTTGTAAGGCTATAGCAAATAGCTTTGAAGCTGAGTATGCACCCATTTTTATAGTGCTTCGAGGCTATAAAAGAAAAAGCAAGGGCTTGCTTGTTGTTAAAAATGAGGGGCAAATTCTTTGCAATGTCTTGCAAAGTGGCGATGAGGCTATGGAGTATGCTTTTGAAAAAAGTATAAGTGGGGTTATCGTGAGCGAAGATAGAGCTAAGGGCATACAAAAAGCCAAAGAAAGCGGTGCAAAGCTCATCTTGCTTGATGATGCCTTTTCTAAATTTCATATCAAAAAATTTGATATTTTGCTTGAAAGTAAGATCAAGCCTTATTTTAATTTTGTTCTGCCAAGCGGAGCGTATCGCTTGCCTTTAAGTTATGCAAAAAAGGCTGATTTTGTGGCACTTGAGGGCAAGGATTTTTTTAGAACTTCTTTTGTAAAAGAAAATCCAAAAGCCATTTTGGTTACAGCCATAGCAAAGCCTTTTAGGCTTTATGAACATTTTATCAAGGCTAGGGCTTGTTATTTTTTTAAAGATCACTATGAGTTTAAAAAAGAAGAGCTTGAAAAGCTCCTTAAAAAACATAATTGTGATACCTTAATGCTTACTTTCAAAGACTTTGTAAAGGTAAAGGACTTTGGTTTTAAATGCGATATCATAGAGCTTCAAATATTTTTAGATGAAAATTTTGAGATGAAAATAAAAGACTACATAAGGGGTTTTTACAATGAAATTAGTTAGCACAAGAGCAAAAGGCGAAGAAGCAAGCTTCAAAGAAGCCTTGCTTAGCCCAAGCACTAAAGACGGAGGGCTTTTTGCTCCTCTTGTTTTGCCAAAATTTAATGGCTATGAGTTAAAAGATCTAAGTTATGAAAATTTTGCTTTAAAGCTCATACAAAGCTTTGAATTTGGCGAAGATGAGGCTATAAAAAGAGCTTTAAAAACTTATCAATGCTTTGATAATGAAGCTTGTCCTATAGAGCTTACCAAAATAAGCCAAAAGCTTTTTATCAACGAGCTTTATCATGGACCTACAAGAGCTTTTAAGGATATGGCTTTACAGCCTTTTGGAGTGCTTTTGCAAGAATTTGCGCAAGGGAAAAATTTTTTGATTATGTGTGCTACGAGCGGGGATACAGGACCTGCGACCTTGAAAAGCTTTGAAAATTTAGAGCATATAAGGGTGGTTTGTATATATCCAAGCTCTGGCACGAGTAGGGTTCAAGCTCTACAAATGCAAAGTTTAAATCATAATAATCTCAAAGTTTTTGCTATCAATGGAAATTTTGACGATGCACAAAATACGCTTAAAACTCTGCTTTTAGATAAAGGCTTTAAAGAGGCTTTAAAGAGGCTTGATATAGAGCTTTCGGCTGCAAATTCTGTAAATTTTGGACGCATTTTGTTTCAAATCATTTATCATTATTATGCTTGCGTGAAGATAGGCGAAAATGTTGATATTATCGTTCCAAGTGGAAATTTTGGCGATGCTTTAGGGGCGTATTATGCTAAAAAAATGGGTGCAAAGATAGATAAGATCAAGATCGCTTCAAATGAAAACAATATCCTTACTGATTTTTTCACAAAAGGAGAATACGATCTTAGGGGAAGAGTGCTTAAAAAAACCCTATCTCCTGCTATGGATATACTCATTTCTTCAAATATAGAAAGATTGCTTTTTGATAAATTTAAGGATACTCGCACCAAAGAACTTTATGAGCAGCTAAAAACGCAGAAGTTTTTTAAACTTAGCCCTAATGAACTTGAGCTTTTGCAAGAAGATTTTGAGGCTGATTTTTGCACAGATGAGCAGTGCTTAAATTTCATCGATGAATTTTCAAAAACAATGCTTATTGATCCGCACACAGCAACTTGTTTGAAGCTTTTGGATAGGCAAAAAACAGCCATTATCACAGCAACGGCTGAATGGACGAAATTTACCCCAAGCATGTATGAGGCTTTGTATCATGAAAAATGCCTTGATGAAAAGGCTGCTATCATCGATATAGCCGAGAGATTTTCAGCAGGTGTTAAGATGAGTATCTTAGATCTTTTTGACGCAGATATAAAACAGGATAAGATTTATGAAGCAAAAAGCTTAAAAAATGAAATTTTAGAATGGATAAAACAATGATCATCATACCAGCAAGATTAAAATCAACTAGATTTCCAAATAAAATTCTTTGTGAGATAAAAAACATGCCTATGTTTATAGCCACAGCAAAACAGGTTGAGGGCATAGATGAAATTTGCATAGCTGTAGATGATGAAGAGGTTTTAAAAATAGCCTTAAAATATGGCTTCAAGGCTATTTTGACAAGTAAGGATCACAAAAGCGGCACAGATAGGATCAATGAAGCTTGCATAAAGCTTGGCTTAAAAGATGATGAAGTGATCATCAATGTTCAAGCTGATGAACCTTTTATAGAGCGTGAAAATATCGCTAAATTTAAGGAATTTGCAAGTAAATGCCTAAAAGAGGAAGCCTTTATGGCAAGTTGTTTTAAAAAAACAAATTCTAAAGAAGCACAAGATAGTAACTTAGTAAAGGTAGTTACTGATAAATACGGCTTTGCCTTGTATTTTTCAAGGAGTAAAATTCCTTTTGAACGCGAAGCTTTTAAGGAGGATTTTAAGGCACATTTAGGAATTTACGCATACAGCGTAGCAAATCTTAAAGAGTTTTGTTCCTTTCAAAGCTCAAATTTAGAAAATGCCGAAAAGCTTGAGCAGTTAAGGGCTCTTGAAAATGGCAAAAAGATAAAAATGCTTGAAATTTCTTCTCAAAGCATAGGTATAGATAGTAGGGAAGATTATGAAAGAGCTTTGAGCTTTCTTAAAGGTATGGGATAAATTTCATTATGCAAGATAAAATGTTTTCATTTTTTCACTTTTTTGAAAAAATATCTTTTAAAATGTGTAAAATTAAGCTTGGTTTTAAAATATGAGGCTATAATTATGTCTCGTGGTTGTTTTTATCTAGTTTCTAGCTTAAAAATGCCATAGATTTATTTCAAAAAAAAGGAAAAACATGAAAAAGCTTTTAACAAGCGCAGTTGTAGCTTCTAGCTTATTTAGTGGCGTAGCTTTTGCTGAAACAGATGGCATTTTTGCTGGTGTTAATTTTGCTTATGGCACTTTAAAGATAGATGATAACTCAGATGATCGTAACGCTTATCGCTATGGTATCGTTGGTGGTTATAAACAATTCTTCACTGAAGAATTTGGTGCAAGATATTATGTCAATATCGACACAGGTACAAAATACACAAATGGTAACACAGGTCCTGGTGGTGCTCAAGTTACAAGATTTGATATCGGTGTAAATGCTGATGCTCTTTACAACTTCTTAAAAAGTGGTGATATGGAGTATGGTGTATTTGCTGGTTTAAGCCTTGATTATGCAAATAACAAACAAAAATTCAAAGGTGGAGATGCAAGCGCAAATGGACTTGATCTTGGTGTCAATTTTGGTTTAAGAGCTATTTATGCTGAAGCTCACGGTGTAGAACTTACTTCAAGATTTGGTTTTGTAGGACCTGAATTTGATGGTGGTGCAAAAGCAACAACTCCTTACTCAGTAGGACTTCGCTATACTTTTAGTTTCTAAGAGATACTAAGGCTTGAGAAAACTCCTTAAAAAGCTTGGGTTTTTATGACCCAAGTTTTTGAGCTTTCATTTAATTTGTATTTTAACTTTTATAAAATTTTCCCTTTGTCTTGCTTAATGTATTTTGGTTTTATTTTATCTAAGATACTCCTTTTAAAATATCATGAAAATATGCGTATGATACTAAAATTTTTATGATTATTTTGGTTTTTAAATGGCTAAAATATCATTAAAAATTTATTTCAAGTTTAGCTTAAATTTATGCCAAGATAAAAGATTTATTGAAATTCTATGTATTTTTCAAAGCCTATGCTTTCTTGAGGAGGATTACCTAAGTTGCTTTCTAGGTGTTTAGCAACCTGATCTTCATAAGTAGCCATGAGTTTTTGAAATTCCTCTTTTTTCTTGCCCTTAAGCTCTGATTTTGTTATCCTAACGACTGAGAGAGGATTTATAGCTTGGTTATTAAGATAAAGACCAAAGTGTAAATGTGGTCCTGTACTCATTCCCGTTGAGCCAACATAGGCTATAGTTTGTCCTTGAGATACACTTTGTCCTTTTTTGATCTTTGCAAAGCGACTAAGGTGTGCATAAAGGGTTTTATATCCTGAAGAATGCTGAATTTCAACCACTTTTCCATATCCACCCTTAACGCCAACAAAAGAAACCGTGCCTTTTCCAGCACTAACAACAGGAGTGCCCGTTTTTGCAGCATAATCAACGCCCAAATGTGCTCTATAACGCTTTAAAATAGGGTGATATCTAGCCCTTGTAAAATACGAACTTATCCTTGTAAATTTCACAGGGGTTACGAGCAAGAAGGATTCGATTTCTTTTCCGTCTTTGTTAAAATACGCATCATTAAATAAAAATACCTTGCGTGGTTTTTTGTTGATCTCTACGCTTGCCATTTTGATAATGATATCGCCAAATCTTTCCCCCATTCTTTCCTTTCTTTCATAAAGCAAGGTTACTCTATCCCCTTTTTGCATAGCTTTAAAATCAACACTTCCTCCAAAAGCATTTCGCATAGCCCTTGCTAGAGGCGTGCTTTTGCTTACCCTTTCTATATCTTGATATGCAGAACTTTCTATGTTTAAGCTTAGGATTCTAGTTTGCGTTTGATAAGAAACAGGGATCAGACTTAGAGTGTATTTATCTTTCATATCTTTATAGATATGAATTTGCAAATCAGAGCCGTTGATAGGGATCAAAACTTGTTCAATGTCTTCATTATCACCCCATAAAATTTGAAATTTCACACCCTCTTTTATCTCGCTTGCAAGCTCTTTATCTTGAGCATCAAGTTCATAATAAAGCGACAAAGGCAAGCTGTTATTTTCTAGAAATTTTAAAAAAAACTCATTTTTTGCCCATTCTCTTTCTTCTAACTTCGAAGCACCAAATAAACTTAAACTAAGTAAAATCAAAAGTGAAATTGTTTTTATCATGATTCATTTTTCCAAAAAATTTAAAATAAAACACAATTTTACTTTATTTTACTTACAATTTTGTAACAAAAATACATTATAATCTAAGTTTTTAGTTATGGTTAAGGAGAAAGCTTGCGTAAGATTTTGTTGTGTTGTTTATTTGCAAGTAGTGTTTTTGCCTTTGTTGGGATTAAAAGTCCTGTTGTGAAGGTCGATGAAAAAAACTTTGCTTATATCCAAGATAATGAAAGCTTGCAAGTGGGATACTTGGGCGTCATCGTGCAAGGTTTTGAAAGCTCAAGAATTATCCTTGCAAGAGTTAAACTTGTCAGCAAAGAAGATGGTTTAGCAAAACTTGAACTAAGAAAATTTGAAATGCTTGATCAAAAAGCTTTGCCTCAAATTTCAAGTTCTGTTCAGGTTGGCGATGAGGTGTGGATGCCTTATTTATATGATAGAGCCTTGCTTATAGCACCAAATGAAGAAGTTTATGAAAGAGTTCTTGCTCAATATCCTCAAATTTATTTTTTGCACCCAGATATTTTAGCTGCTTATATGATCAAAGAATTTAAGCTTAGTCCCAAAAAAGAAGATTTTATACGCATTTGTAATGAAAATGCTTTAGGTATAGTTGCTTTTGCTTTGAAAGAAGAGTTGATTTTTTTAAATTGCAATGATTTTACTCTTTTATCAAAAGAGGAATTTCAAGGCGAGGCGATAGAAGTTCAAACGCCGTTTTATTCTAGGATAAGTGGCTTTAAAAAGAATTTCTTTAACTTCTTTGAAAGAAAGGTAAAGGATTATTACAAGTATTATAGCGATATGGTGGGTTTAAATGATACAAAATAATCATCAACAATACTTCATAAAGCTTTTAGGCGAAGAAAATGCCTATTTTGACGAGGCTCACAAAAGAGCTTATAGTTATGATGCAACAAGAAAACATTATTTGCCAGATGGTGTTCTTTTTCCTCGTGATGAACAAGATGTGAGTGATATTTTAAGATACTGCAACGAACATAAGATCATCATTGTTCCTCGCGGAGCAGGCTCAGGCTTTACCGGTGGAAGCTTAGCAGCAAATGGAGGTTTGGTTTTAAGCTTTGAAAAGCATATGAATAAAATTTTAGAAATCGATCTTGAAAATTTGGTTGCTGTGGTGCAACCGGGCGTGATTAATGCTCATTTACAAAAAGAACTTGCTTTAAAAAATCTTTTCTATCCACCTGATCCTGCAAGTATGGACTTTTCAAGTATAGGCGGAAATGTAAGCGAAAATGCTGGCGGTATGAAAGCAGCAAAATATGGTATCACAAAAGACTATGTTATGGCTTTAAGGGCGGTTTTGCCAAATGGAGATATTATAAGAGCTGGCAAACGCACGGTTAAAGATGTAGCTGGTTACAATCTCGTAGGCACTCTTATAGCTTCTGAGGGAAGTTTGGCTGTATTAACTCAAATCACGCTTAAACTCATAGCCTTGCCAAAATACAAAAAAACAGCTATGGGGATCTTTCCAAGCGTTGAGGCTGCGATGAATGCTGTATATCAAACCTTAGCTAAGGGAGTTACTCCTGTTTCTATGGAGTTTTTGGATAATCTTAGCATAAGAGCTGTAGAGGAGAAATTTCACAAGGGTTTGCCTATAGAAGCAGGAGCGATTTTAATCGCTGATGTTGATGGCAATGTAAAAGAAAGCTTGGAAGCTGATTTGGCTGTTTTGAAAGAAAATTTTTTAGAAGCTGGAGCAAGTGAGTTTAAAATCGCTCAAAACGAAGAAGAAGCTGCTGATATATGGTTTGCAAGACGCAATGCTTCGCAAAGTATCAATGTTTATGGCACTTTAAAGCTTAATGAAGATATCACAGTGCCTCGCTCAAAACTTCCTAAACTTCTTCAAGGTATCAATGAAATTTCTCAAAAATATGGTTTTAAAATACCTTGTTTTGGTCATACAGGCGATGGCAATGTGCATACTAATGTCATGGTTGTGGATAAAAATGATGAAGAGCAGGTAAAAAGGGGACATGAGGCGATCACAGAGGTTTTTAAGCTTGCTATTTCTTTGGACGGCACTTTAAGTGGGGAGCATGGTATAGGACTGAGTAAAGCACCTTTTATGCACCTAGCCTTTAGTGAAGCTGAGCTTAATCTTATGCGTTCTATCAAAAAGGCTTTTGATCCAAATAATATCTTAAATCCTTTTAAAATGGGACTTTAATTTTTAAGGACTAGGATATGTTAGGAACAAAAAAAACTATTTTTATCGCTTGGTTTTTTCTTATCTTAGCCATAGTTGCCGAGGTAATAGGAACAAGCTTTTTGAAGATGAGCGAGGCTTGGGGAGAGTTTCTAGCACTTGGTATTATGGCATTTTTTATCGCTGTGTCGTATTTTTTCATGGGACTTGCTATAAAGAAAATTCAAGTGGGCATTGCTTATGCAGTTTGGGAGCTTTTAGGGGTCATTCTTATCCTTGCTGTGAGTTTTGTCATCTTTCATGAAAGATTGAGCAATACACAAATTTTAGGGATTTTTCTTGCTCTTGTGGGTATAGTGATGATTAATTTTGGAGAGAAAAAAGAATGATCTATCTTGGTTTTATTGTAGCTTCAGCCTTTTTGGATATATTAGCAAATTTATTTTTGAAAAAATCAAATGGATTTGAGAGTAAATTTTGGGGATTTGTTGCTATTGTTTTAGCTATTTTAGCCTTTGTTTTATTGTATTTTTCTTTAGAATATGTGCCTTTGAGTATAGCGTATTCGACTTGGGGTGCTGTTGGGATCATAGGAACTTGTCTTGGTGGGTGGATTTTTTATAAAGAAAAACTCAATTTTATAGGCATTTTAGGCATTATTGTAGTTATTACAGCTGTTATTTTACTAAATCTTTAGCTTATAAAAAACTTGCCTCAACTCTTCTGTTTTTAAAATTTTGGCTTTTGTTTAAGGGTTTTGTTTTTCCATAAGAGTTAAGATACATGACCTGACATTGTCTCATGAGTTCGCTAGCAACTGTGGCAGAGCGTTCAAGTCCAAGTAAGAAATTGTATTCATCATTGCCAAAATCATCAGTATGTCCGTCAAAAATAGCCCTTTGAACCACATAGCCACTAATATCCCTTTTAAGATTTATACGAAGTAAAAAGCTATTTTTGATATTTTCCATATTATAAGTGTTAAATTTAAACCATAAAGGCCGAAGTTTAACGCCATTTTTAAGGGTAGCTTTTTTCTCAAGCAAGCTTTCATTATACAAAACAAGCTTATTTGTGCTAAAATCAACAAATAAAGAATAATTCAAATACCCAGCCCTTTCGCGTAGGGTAAAGAGTATATTTTTAAGGCTTTGAGTTTGAGTCTTGCTTAAATTTGCACCATTTTGCACATAGACCTTAAATCTTTTTGTGCTGAAATTTTGTAAGATCGTAGCATTTTGCATAGCCTTATTAAGCTCTTGCTTTACATTACTTGTATCAAGACTTACTTCTTTGCTTGCTTTTGGTGTTTCTTGCTTTTTTTGCACATTTTGTTTTGCCACTTGAGCGGGCTTTTTATTTTCGGTTACCGAAGTTTTTTGGATCGCAGTTTGATTTGCTTCTTGGGGCGTATTTTCAACAAGATGTATATCCTTTGGCGAACTTTGAGTGAAAAGATAATATAAAAAACCAGCTAAGATAACAAGAACAAGTCCTAATACTATCGCAAGTTTACCTGATTTCATGATTTCACCCCATTTTCTTCGAAAGAATTTAAGATATTATACTAAAAACATTTAAAATTTAAGTAATTTTTCCTTATAATTTCACTTTTAAATTTCAAGGAAACATATGCCACTTTCAAAACTCAATGAAGAACAACTCAGTGCTGCAACAGCTAAATTTGGGCATAATCTCATCATAGCAAGTGCAGGCACAGGAAAAACTTCAACCATAGTAGCACGCATAGCCTATCTTTTAAAACAAGGCATTAGCCCTGAAAAAATAATGCTTTTAACCTTTACCAACAAGGCTAGCAAGGAAATGATTTCAAGGCTTGAGCGTTATTTTGACAAGAGTATCACTTCAAAAATTTTAGCAGGCACTTTTCATTCAAGTGCGTATCATTTGTTAAGGGAATTTGATAAACATATCATTTTAAAGCCAAGAAGTGAGCTAAGATTGCTACTTAAAAGTATCTTTGAAAGAAGATCTTTTCATCATCTAAGTGACATAAAGCCCTATATGCCAAGCTATCTTTATGATGTGTATTCTTTGTTTCAAAACAAGGTTCAAGATGAAGAATTTATCTCTTGGTTTTCTAAATTTAACCAAGAACAAAGCGTTTATGCTGAAATTTATGATGATATTTTAAAAGAATATGAAGAAGAAAAAAGGCGTTTTTCTTATGTGGATTTTAATGACTTGCTTTTGGAATTAAAAAAGCTTTTAAAGACGCATAGGAAAGAATTTGATGAAATTTTAGTTGATGAGTATCAAGATACAAATCCCTTGCAAGGCAGTTTAATCGATGCTTTTAAAAGTAAGAGTTTATTTTGCGTGGGGGATTATGATCAAAGTATTTATGCTTTTAATGGAGCTGATATAGGCATTATAGGCGGTTTTAAGGATAGGTTTAAAGATGCAAATATCTTTGCTTTAAATAAAAATTATCGCTCTTCAAAAAGCATTTTGGCTTTAGCAAATAAGGTGATTTTAAATAACGAAAGATTATATCCAAAAGAACTTGTAGTAACAAGACAAGGAGAGTTTAAAGCTCCTACGCTTTTAGTCTTTGACGAGCTTTTTGAGCAGTATCAGCATATTGCTAATATGATACTTGTAAGCGGGATTGCTCATGAACAAATTGCTGTTATTTTTAGAAACAACTCAAGTGCTGATGGTATGGAGATTGCTTTAAGAGAACAAGGCATTGCAAGTGCTAGAAAGGGTAGTGGTAGCTTTTTTGAAAGCCTTGAAGTGCGTGTTTTTTGTGCCTTTTTAAGTCTTGCTTTAAATCCAAAAGATATCATGGCTTTTATACATTTGCTAGAGTATTCAAAAGGCGTTGGAAGCGTTCTTGCAAAAGAAATTTTTGATGGTTTTTTAAAGCTTGGAGCAAATCTCTTGCAAGGCTTTTTAAGCCCAGATAAAAGCGTAAATTTACAAAAAACAAGCAAAAAAAGCTTTGAGCTTGGTTTGTTCGATGATATAGAGCTTTTAGCTGATACAAAAAGATTTTCCTTACAAAGCGAATTTAACGATCACCCTATCTTGTCCTTGCCAAAGATCAATGAAAATTGTGCGAAAAATTTAGAGCAAATTTATTTTTTCTTGAAAAAAAGCAAGGATTGCAAAAGCTCAGCCCAACTTGTTTCTTTGGTTTTGGAAAATGAATTTTTTAAGCAAATTTGTGATTTTTTAGCGAACAAAAGAGCCACAAACAAAGCAGGGCAGGTTGATTTGCTT
This genomic interval from Campylobacter sp. MIT 99-7217 contains the following:
- a CDS encoding NAD+ synthase, giving the protein MNYEILEKKILNFIIQKVQNAHAKGVIFGLSGGIDSALVASLCVRALKQDCFALLMPTDLSDSNNLKDAIKLCESLNLKHKIINIQEILDTFIKQSQTPDKLRIGNLAARVRMSLLYDYSALLKFLVVGTSNKSELLLGYGTIYGDLACAFNPIGSLYKSEIFEFASFLNLPKEFIQKAPSADLWEGQSDEKELGFTYARIDEVLKAFEVGDTRFLQDADQKLVAMIEKRMKANEFKRKMPEILNLKEF
- a CDS encoding tetraacyldisaccharide 4'-kinase, translating into MSFLDRYFFKPNFFLKLLAFLLLPLSLIYLFIAVLNTKFRKKLDFGMPIISVGNLSFSGNGKTPLCKAIANSFEAEYAPIFIVLRGYKRKSKGLLVVKNEGQILCNVLQSGDEAMEYAFEKSISGVIVSEDRAKGIQKAKESGAKLILLDDAFSKFHIKKFDILLESKIKPYFNFVLPSGAYRLPLSYAKKADFVALEGKDFFRTSFVKENPKAILVTAIAKPFRLYEHFIKARACYFFKDHYEFKKEELEKLLKKHNCDTLMLTFKDFVKVKDFGFKCDIIELQIFLDENFEMKIKDYIRGFYNEIS
- the thrC gene encoding threonine synthase, with amino-acid sequence MKLVSTRAKGEEASFKEALLSPSTKDGGLFAPLVLPKFNGYELKDLSYENFALKLIQSFEFGEDEAIKRALKTYQCFDNEACPIELTKISQKLFINELYHGPTRAFKDMALQPFGVLLQEFAQGKNFLIMCATSGDTGPATLKSFENLEHIRVVCIYPSSGTSRVQALQMQSLNHNNLKVFAINGNFDDAQNTLKTLLLDKGFKEALKRLDIELSAANSVNFGRILFQIIYHYYACVKIGENVDIIVPSGNFGDALGAYYAKKMGAKIDKIKIASNENNILTDFFTKGEYDLRGRVLKKTLSPAMDILISSNIERLLFDKFKDTRTKELYEQLKTQKFFKLSPNELELLQEDFEADFCTDEQCLNFIDEFSKTMLIDPHTATCLKLLDRQKTAIITATAEWTKFTPSMYEALYHEKCLDEKAAIIDIAERFSAGVKMSILDLFDADIKQDKIYEAKSLKNEILEWIKQ
- the kdsB gene encoding 3-deoxy-manno-octulosonate cytidylyltransferase, which gives rise to MIIIPARLKSTRFPNKILCEIKNMPMFIATAKQVEGIDEICIAVDDEEVLKIALKYGFKAILTSKDHKSGTDRINEACIKLGLKDDEVIINVQADEPFIERENIAKFKEFASKCLKEEAFMASCFKKTNSKEAQDSNLVKVVTDKYGFALYFSRSKIPFEREAFKEDFKAHLGIYAYSVANLKEFCSFQSSNLENAEKLEQLRALENGKKIKMLEISSQSIGIDSREDYERALSFLKGMG
- a CDS encoding outer membrane beta-barrel protein yields the protein MKKLLTSAVVASSLFSGVAFAETDGIFAGVNFAYGTLKIDDNSDDRNAYRYGIVGGYKQFFTEEFGARYYVNIDTGTKYTNGNTGPGGAQVTRFDIGVNADALYNFLKSGDMEYGVFAGLSLDYANNKQKFKGGDASANGLDLGVNFGLRAIYAEAHGVELTSRFGFVGPEFDGGAKATTPYSVGLRYTFSF
- a CDS encoding peptidoglycan DD-metalloendopeptidase family protein, yielding MKTISLLILLSLSLFGASKLEEREWAKNEFFLKFLENNSLPLSLYYELDAQDKELASEIKEGVKFQILWGDNEDIEQVLIPINGSDLQIHIYKDMKDKYTLSLIPVSYQTQTRILSLNIESSAYQDIERVSKSTPLARAMRNAFGGSVDFKAMQKGDRVTLLYERKERMGERFGDIIIKMASVEINKKPRKVFLFNDAYFNKDGKEIESFLLVTPVKFTRISSYFTRARYHPILKRYRAHLGVDYAAKTGTPVVSAGKGTVSFVGVKGGYGKVVEIQHSSGYKTLYAHLSRFAKIKKGQSVSQGQTIAYVGSTGMSTGPHLHFGLYLNNQAINPLSVVRITKSELKGKKKEEFQKLMATYEDQVAKHLESNLGNPPQESIGFEKYIEFQ
- a CDS encoding plasminogen-binding N-terminal domain-containing protein translates to MRKILLCCLFASSVFAFVGIKSPVVKVDEKNFAYIQDNESLQVGYLGVIVQGFESSRIILARVKLVSKEDGLAKLELRKFEMLDQKALPQISSSVQVGDEVWMPYLYDRALLIAPNEEVYERVLAQYPQIYFLHPDILAAYMIKEFKLSPKKEDFIRICNENALGIVAFALKEELIFLNCNDFTLLSKEEFQGEAIEVQTPFYSRISGFKKNFFNFFERKVKDYYKYYSDMVGLNDTK
- a CDS encoding FAD-linked oxidase C-terminal domain-containing protein, whose translation is MIQNNHQQYFIKLLGEENAYFDEAHKRAYSYDATRKHYLPDGVLFPRDEQDVSDILRYCNEHKIIIVPRGAGSGFTGGSLAANGGLVLSFEKHMNKILEIDLENLVAVVQPGVINAHLQKELALKNLFYPPDPASMDFSSIGGNVSENAGGMKAAKYGITKDYVMALRAVLPNGDIIRAGKRTVKDVAGYNLVGTLIASEGSLAVLTQITLKLIALPKYKKTAMGIFPSVEAAMNAVYQTLAKGVTPVSMEFLDNLSIRAVEEKFHKGLPIEAGAILIADVDGNVKESLEADLAVLKENFLEAGASEFKIAQNEEEAADIWFARRNASQSINVYGTLKLNEDITVPRSKLPKLLQGINEISQKYGFKIPCFGHTGDGNVHTNVMVVDKNDEEQVKRGHEAITEVFKLAISLDGTLSGEHGIGLSKAPFMHLAFSEAELNLMRSIKKAFDPNNILNPFKMGL
- a CDS encoding DMT family transporter — encoded protein: MLGTKKTIFIAWFFLILAIVAEVIGTSFLKMSEAWGEFLALGIMAFFIAVSYFFMGLAIKKIQVGIAYAVWELLGVILILAVSFVIFHERLSNTQILGIFLALVGIVMINFGEKKE
- a CDS encoding multidrug efflux SMR transporter gives rise to the protein MYLGFIVASAFLDILANLFLKKSNGFESKFWGFVAIVLAILAFVLLYFSLEYVPLSIAYSTWGAVGIIGTCLGGWIFYKEKLNFIGILGIIVVITAVILLNL
- a CDS encoding ATP-dependent helicase, coding for MPLSKLNEEQLSAATAKFGHNLIIASAGTGKTSTIVARIAYLLKQGISPEKIMLLTFTNKASKEMISRLERYFDKSITSKILAGTFHSSAYHLLREFDKHIILKPRSELRLLLKSIFERRSFHHLSDIKPYMPSYLYDVYSLFQNKVQDEEFISWFSKFNQEQSVYAEIYDDILKEYEEEKRRFSYVDFNDLLLELKKLLKTHRKEFDEILVDEYQDTNPLQGSLIDAFKSKSLFCVGDYDQSIYAFNGADIGIIGGFKDRFKDANIFALNKNYRSSKSILALANKVILNNERLYPKELVVTRQGEFKAPTLLVFDELFEQYQHIANMILVSGIAHEQIAVIFRNNSSADGMEIALREQGIASARKGSGSFFESLEVRVFCAFLSLALNPKDIMAFIHLLEYSKGVGSVLAKEIFDGFLKLGANLLQGFLSPDKSVNLQKTSKKSFELGLFDDIELLADTKRFSLQSEFNDHPILSLPKINENCAKNLEQIYFFLKKSKDCKSSAQLVSLVLENEFFKQICDFLANKRATNKAGQVDLLRKNEILEKIALKMEVLKELSKTYVDTYKYFNFLTLGSSEMSNAKGVNLLSIHASKGLEFELVFVVDLAQNRFPNAKLMAMGGSLEEERRLFYVAVTRARDILYLSYARYDKLKKTHYQPSCFLIEAGLCKESGSKVAK